The following coding sequences lie in one Aquabacterium olei genomic window:
- a CDS encoding sensor domain-containing protein: MAPPSPLSPTAAHRPDTPRAPALVRFGPLALAVSALAAISMGLIAWSHESWGRLQERTHRVDTLLSTVQYQARSSVLEAEQRVLGLPTLHNEDPREAIAIALRQARALHEDSPAELRPAMAALVAELEITRNAVHDRTRVPPTVDAAALRQTLDRVDTAVRQATTRWDDTLRTQTAAQQQFDHLNIALVGLVTLLLISLMRRADRQRAATADKLHARDAQLRAFAEVLPDLAFRMDADGTFLDVYGSNLPLLGRPPETILGKPLSILFPTDMRGRFMDVIAQALSSRRTQSLNFSVRLHEEARHFDSRCAPVADTEEVVWMIWDITAHRQTEKRLRHKTRLYDFLSHVNQSVVRSSDERSLLARVCRVAIEHGQFKKAWVVMHEGEGTLDLRCEAVAGEDGPDRPLLDFILPADPAADTPLDAALRNGRTYCSSDLGRLSRRPAWADAAIASGMPGCVTVPLRRDEVLIGHLVLLGRRVNDQAEDLLTLFDDLAKDLSFALTNLHREALRHHAEERIRLHAAALESTQDGMMVLSQDRVVVSVNPAFTALTGWTEAEVIGRMPDFLLPDDPTVTLDDIREGLIQEGSWQGEMWFQRQNGELFMTKLSVSAVRNKAGRPTHFVGVFTDITQLKQTEERLARMAHFDTLTELPNRGMIHQRLAHALSLAQRHHTLVGVVFIDLDNFKTVNDGLGHAAGDSLLRQVASRLRARVRQEDTLGRLGGDEFILVLEHLRHPQQAAHVASAILDTLQQPFTLDGGEQVYVRASIGISLFPDDGQDAAELIRNADAAMYESKRRGRNSFSFYTESFTSDATSRLLLETRLRRAMEQGDFLLHYQPQMRLSDRRVTAVEALVRLRPPSGSGEFMAPVSPHQFIPVMEDTGMIVALSEWVLAEACRQGRAWLDAGLDFGRMSVNLSPSEIRRGGVVERVSRILNETGLPPDRLELEITESGLMETGGSAEQFLHMLHSLGVTLTIDDFGTGYSSLAYLKRFPVHQLKIDRSFVQDLPGNDNDGQLVATMIAMARGLKLAVVAEGVEMPDQEAYLASRGCDLVQGYLYSRPLPAPALAAWLQERQHA, translated from the coding sequence ATGGCCCCGCCTTCCCCTTTGTCGCCCACCGCCGCCCACCGGCCGGACACGCCCCGGGCTCCCGCCCTGGTGCGCTTCGGCCCGCTCGCGCTGGCGGTTTCCGCGCTGGCCGCCATCAGCATGGGTCTGATCGCCTGGTCGCACGAAAGCTGGGGGCGACTGCAGGAGCGCACCCACCGCGTTGACACGCTGCTGTCGACCGTGCAGTACCAGGCACGCTCCAGCGTGCTGGAGGCCGAGCAGCGCGTGCTGGGTCTGCCCACCCTGCACAACGAGGATCCGCGCGAGGCCATTGCCATCGCGCTGCGTCAGGCCCGGGCGCTGCACGAAGACTCTCCGGCCGAACTGCGGCCTGCCATGGCCGCCCTGGTGGCCGAACTCGAGATCACGCGCAACGCCGTTCACGACCGCACCCGCGTGCCGCCCACGGTGGACGCGGCCGCGCTGCGCCAGACCCTGGACCGGGTCGACACCGCCGTGCGGCAGGCCACCACCCGCTGGGACGACACGCTGCGCACCCAGACGGCGGCCCAGCAGCAGTTCGACCACCTCAACATCGCGCTGGTGGGCCTGGTCACGCTGTTGCTGATCAGCCTGATGCGCCGCGCAGACCGCCAGCGCGCGGCCACGGCCGACAAGCTCCATGCCCGGGACGCCCAGTTGCGCGCGTTTGCGGAAGTGCTGCCCGACCTCGCCTTCCGCATGGACGCCGATGGCACCTTCCTCGACGTCTACGGCAGCAACCTGCCTCTGCTGGGGCGGCCGCCCGAAACCATTCTGGGCAAGCCGCTGTCCATCCTCTTCCCCACCGACATGCGCGGGCGCTTCATGGACGTCATCGCGCAAGCCTTGAGCAGCCGCCGCACGCAATCACTCAATTTCTCGGTGCGCCTTCACGAAGAGGCCCGGCATTTCGACAGCCGTTGCGCCCCCGTGGCCGACACGGAAGAAGTCGTCTGGATGATCTGGGACATCACCGCCCACCGCCAGACCGAAAAACGCCTGCGCCACAAGACCCGGCTGTACGACTTCCTCAGCCATGTGAACCAGTCCGTGGTGCGCTCGTCCGACGAACGCTCGCTGCTGGCCCGCGTGTGCCGGGTCGCCATCGAGCACGGGCAATTCAAGAAGGCCTGGGTGGTGATGCACGAGGGCGAGGGCACGCTGGACCTGCGCTGCGAAGCGGTCGCCGGCGAGGATGGGCCCGATCGCCCGCTGCTCGACTTCATCCTGCCCGCCGACCCGGCCGCCGACACCCCGCTGGACGCCGCCCTGCGCAACGGCCGGACGTACTGCAGCAGCGACCTGGGCCGACTGAGCCGCCGCCCTGCCTGGGCCGATGCGGCGATCGCATCGGGGATGCCGGGCTGCGTCACCGTGCCGCTGCGGCGCGACGAGGTGCTGATCGGCCACCTCGTGCTGCTGGGGCGCCGCGTGAACGACCAGGCCGAAGACCTGCTCACCCTGTTCGACGACCTCGCCAAGGACCTGTCCTTCGCCCTGACCAACCTGCACCGCGAGGCGCTGCGCCACCATGCCGAGGAGCGCATCCGCCTGCACGCCGCGGCGCTGGAGAGCACCCAGGACGGGATGATGGTGCTGTCGCAGGACCGTGTGGTGGTGTCGGTCAACCCCGCCTTCACGGCGCTGACCGGCTGGACCGAGGCCGAGGTGATCGGCCGCATGCCGGATTTCCTGCTGCCGGACGACCCCACCGTCACGCTCGACGACATCCGCGAGGGCCTGATCCAGGAAGGCAGCTGGCAGGGCGAGATGTGGTTCCAGCGCCAGAACGGCGAACTGTTCATGACCAAGCTGTCGGTCAGTGCGGTGCGCAACAAGGCCGGGCGTCCCACGCACTTTGTCGGCGTCTTCACCGACATCACGCAACTGAAGCAGACCGAGGAGCGCCTGGCCCGCATGGCGCACTTCGACACGCTGACCGAGCTGCCCAACCGCGGCATGATCCACCAGCGGCTGGCCCACGCCCTGAGCCTGGCCCAGCGCCACCACACGCTGGTGGGCGTCGTCTTCATCGACCTCGACAACTTCAAGACCGTGAACGACGGCCTCGGCCACGCCGCGGGCGACAGCCTGCTGCGCCAGGTCGCCAGCCGCCTGCGGGCCCGCGTGCGCCAGGAAGACACCCTGGGCCGACTGGGCGGCGACGAGTTCATCCTGGTGCTCGAACACCTGCGGCACCCGCAGCAGGCGGCCCACGTGGCCTCGGCCATCCTCGACACGCTGCAACAGCCCTTCACGCTCGACGGCGGCGAGCAGGTCTACGTGCGCGCCTCGATCGGCATCAGCCTCTTCCCCGACGACGGCCAGGACGCAGCCGAACTCATCCGCAATGCCGATGCGGCGATGTACGAGTCGAAGCGTCGCGGGCGCAACAGCTTCAGCTTCTACACCGAGTCCTTCACCAGCGACGCCACTTCGCGCCTGCTGCTCGAGACCCGCCTGCGCCGCGCCATGGAACAAGGCGACTTCCTGCTGCACTACCAGCCGCAGATGCGCCTGAGCGACCGCCGCGTCACGGCGGTCGAAGCCCTGGTGCGGCTGCGCCCGCCATCCGGCAGTGGCGAGTTCATGGCACCGGTCAGCCCGCACCAGTTCATTCCCGTGATGGAAGACACCGGCATGATCGTCGCGCTCAGCGAATGGGTACTGGCCGAAGCCTGCCGCCAGGGTCGCGCCTGGCTGGATGCAGGGCTGGACTTCGGGCGCATGTCGGTCAACCTGTCGCCGTCCGAGATCCGCCGCGGCGGTGTGGTGGAACGCGTGTCGCGCATCCTCAATGAAACCGGCCTGCCGCCTGACCGGCTGGAACTCGAGATCACGGAGAGCGGGCTGATGGAAACCGGCGGCAGTGCCGAGCAGTTCCTGCACATGCTGCACAGCCTGGGCGTGACGCTCACCATCGACGACTTTGGCACCGGTTACTCGTCGCTGGCCTACCTCAAGCGCTTCCCGGTGCACCAGCTGAAGATCGACCGCAGCTTCGTGCAGGACCTGCCGGGCAACGACAACGACGGGCAACTGGTCGCCACCATGATCGCCATGGCGCGTGGCCTGAAGCTGGCCGTGGTGGCCGAGGGCGTCGAGATGCCGGATCAGGAAGCCTACTTGGCCAGCCGTGGCTGCGATCTGGTTCAGGGCTACCTGTACAGCCGTCCCCTGCCCGCGCCGGCGCTGGCCGCCTGGCTCCAGGAACGCCAGCACGCTTGA
- a CDS encoding alpha/beta fold hydrolase yields the protein MAEHVSRHPFRAERLAVRGQQLQILHWGDPAEATDAVPLTVMVHGWMDVAASYQFLVDALRAQPGWGARPLLALDWRGFGGSYLASGPAPDGDYAYVDYLADLDAVLDRVSPGRAVNLIGHSMGGNVVMLYAGARPGRIRRLVNLEGVGLPVAAPEEAPRRLAAWLDGLKAPVALKDYDSVAAVAARLRQNNPRLTPERAQWLAGHWAHEAGGRWHINADPAHKRPGPHLYRLEEVLATWRAITAPTLVVEGADTAVYQFFNGRHTRDDFLQRVAVLQNATHRVLPDAGHMLHHDQPEQLAAWLADFLG from the coding sequence ATGGCCGAGCACGTTTCCCGACATCCCTTCCGAGCCGAGCGGCTTGCCGTTCGTGGGCAGCAACTGCAGATCCTGCATTGGGGCGATCCCGCCGAGGCCACCGACGCGGTGCCCCTGACCGTGATGGTGCATGGCTGGATGGACGTGGCGGCCTCGTACCAGTTTCTGGTCGATGCGTTGCGCGCACAGCCGGGTTGGGGCGCCCGACCCTTGCTGGCGCTGGACTGGCGCGGTTTCGGGGGAAGCTATCTGGCCAGCGGACCGGCGCCCGACGGGGACTACGCTTATGTCGACTACCTGGCCGACCTGGATGCCGTGCTGGACCGGGTCTCGCCGGGGCGCGCGGTCAACCTGATCGGCCACAGCATGGGCGGCAACGTCGTGATGCTGTATGCCGGCGCGCGGCCGGGCCGCATCCGCCGTCTGGTCAACCTGGAAGGCGTGGGCCTGCCGGTGGCGGCACCCGAAGAAGCACCGCGCCGGCTGGCGGCCTGGCTGGACGGCCTGAAGGCGCCGGTCGCCCTGAAGGACTACGACAGCGTGGCGGCCGTGGCGGCCCGCCTGCGACAGAACAACCCCCGCCTGACGCCCGAGCGGGCGCAGTGGCTGGCCGGGCACTGGGCGCACGAGGCGGGTGGGCGCTGGCACATCAATGCCGACCCGGCGCACAAGCGGCCCGGGCCGCACCTCTACCGCCTGGAGGAAGTGCTCGCCACATGGCGGGCGATCACGGCGCCCACGCTGGTCGTGGAGGGGGCAGACACCGCCGTCTACCAGTTCTTCAACGGGCGCCACACCCGCGACGACTTCCTGCAGCGCGTGGCCGTGCTGCAGAACGCCACGCACCGGGTGTTGCCGGATGCCGGCCACATGCTGCACCACGACCAGCCCGAGCAACTGGCCGCCTGGCTGGCCGACTTTCTGGGCTGA
- the pepN gene encoding aminopeptidase N, whose translation MREGTAQLIRREDYAAPAFWIRTVDLTFDLDPAKTLVINKMTVEPNAEQPGAPLRLDGEDINLLRVLVDGEPVSFRTEGSQLVLENLPQQPFHLEIRTTCAPEKNTQLSGLYTSSGGFFTQCEALGFRRITYFLDRPDVMATYKVTLKADKLKYPVLLSNGNLVEEGVLEGGKHFAVWVDPHPKPCYLFALVAADLVRREQRIRTRAGKDHLLQIYVRAGDLDKTEHAMNSLIASIAWDEAKFGLSLDLERFMIVAVSDFNMGAMENKGLNIFNTKFVLANPATATDVDFGNVESVVAHEYFHNWTGNRVTCRDWFQLSLKEGLTVFRDQQFSQDMAGSRSARAVKRIEDVRTLRQLQFPEDAGPMAHPVRPDSYVAIDNFYTATVYEKGSEVVRMMHTLVGDEGFRKGMALYFERHDGQAVTCDDFAQAIADANPGSELANRLEPFKRWYAQAGTPRVTARGSYDADNHIYTLSLSQRSAPTPGQPDKAPYVIPVAMGLVGRDGRQINLQLEGHLNSLGHDTVLVLSEPEQTFTFVHVPVEPVPSLLRGFSAPVVLEAEHSDDALFTLLSHDHDPFNRWEAGQQLALNRILAAVRGDGYIELDARYLHAMREVLRHPELDAAFKELVLTLPSEAYVAEQLDVVDPQRIHTVRESLKRQLAHALHEDWIWAWEQFHDNGAYSPDARSAGHRALANLALAMLVLDGSLRQNPIWPGKALQRFKDATNMTDRLGALQALVNAHAELAGPALERFHAQFKGEALVIDKWFTLQATAPEHDGKVFARARALMQHPDFTLRTPNRARSLLMALCQSNPAAFHRTDAAGYVFWADRVIEIDGINPQLAARLARALDHWRRLAEPYRTAAREAISRVAARPELSDDVREIVTRALQD comes from the coding sequence ATGCGTGAAGGCACCGCCCAGCTGATCCGCCGCGAAGACTACGCGGCGCCGGCTTTCTGGATCCGCACCGTCGACCTGACGTTCGACCTGGATCCGGCCAAGACCCTGGTCATCAACAAGATGACCGTCGAGCCGAACGCCGAGCAGCCCGGCGCGCCGCTGCGCCTGGACGGCGAGGACATCAACCTGCTGCGCGTGCTGGTGGACGGCGAGCCCGTGTCCTTCCGCACCGAAGGCAGCCAGCTGGTGCTGGAGAACCTGCCGCAGCAGCCGTTCCACCTGGAGATCCGCACCACCTGCGCCCCCGAGAAGAACACCCAGCTGTCGGGCCTGTACACCAGCAGCGGCGGCTTCTTCACGCAGTGCGAGGCCCTGGGCTTCCGCCGCATCACCTACTTCCTCGACCGCCCGGACGTGATGGCGACCTACAAGGTCACCCTCAAGGCCGACAAGTTGAAGTACCCGGTGCTGCTGTCCAACGGCAACCTGGTGGAAGAGGGTGTGCTGGAAGGCGGCAAGCACTTTGCCGTGTGGGTCGACCCGCATCCCAAGCCCTGCTATCTGTTTGCGTTGGTGGCGGCCGACCTGGTGCGTCGCGAGCAGCGCATCCGCACGCGCGCCGGCAAGGACCACCTGCTGCAGATCTACGTGCGCGCGGGCGACCTCGACAAGACCGAGCACGCGATGAACTCGCTCATTGCGTCCATCGCCTGGGACGAGGCGAAGTTCGGCCTGAGCCTCGATCTCGAGCGCTTCATGATCGTCGCGGTCAGCGACTTCAACATGGGCGCGATGGAGAACAAGGGCCTGAACATCTTCAACACGAAGTTCGTGCTGGCCAACCCCGCCACCGCCACCGACGTCGATTTCGGCAACGTCGAAAGCGTGGTGGCCCACGAGTACTTCCACAACTGGACGGGCAACCGCGTCACCTGCCGTGACTGGTTCCAGCTGTCGCTCAAGGAAGGCCTCACGGTGTTCCGCGACCAGCAGTTCAGCCAGGACATGGCCGGCAGCCGCAGCGCACGGGCCGTCAAGCGCATCGAGGACGTGCGCACGCTGCGCCAGCTGCAGTTCCCGGAAGACGCAGGCCCCATGGCCCACCCGGTGCGCCCCGACAGCTACGTGGCCATCGACAACTTCTACACGGCCACCGTGTACGAAAAGGGCTCGGAAGTCGTGCGGATGATGCACACGCTGGTGGGCGACGAGGGCTTCCGCAAGGGCATGGCGCTGTACTTCGAGCGCCACGATGGCCAGGCCGTCACGTGCGATGACTTCGCGCAGGCGATTGCCGATGCCAACCCGGGCAGCGAGCTGGCCAACCGCCTGGAGCCCTTCAAGCGCTGGTACGCCCAGGCCGGCACGCCGCGCGTCACGGCCCGCGGCAGCTACGATGCCGACAACCACATCTACACGCTGAGCTTGAGCCAGCGCAGCGCCCCCACGCCGGGCCAGCCCGACAAGGCCCCGTACGTGATCCCGGTGGCCATGGGCCTGGTGGGCCGCGATGGCCGCCAGATCAACCTGCAGCTCGAAGGCCACCTGAATTCGCTGGGCCACGACACCGTGCTGGTGCTGTCCGAGCCGGAGCAGACCTTCACCTTCGTGCATGTGCCGGTCGAGCCGGTGCCCTCGCTGCTGCGTGGCTTCTCGGCGCCGGTGGTGCTTGAGGCCGAGCACAGCGACGACGCGCTGTTCACCCTGCTCAGCCACGATCACGACCCGTTCAACCGCTGGGAAGCCGGCCAGCAACTGGCGCTCAACCGCATTCTGGCGGCGGTGCGCGGCGACGGTTACATCGAGCTGGACGCCCGCTACCTGCACGCCATGCGTGAGGTGCTCCGTCACCCCGAGCTGGACGCCGCCTTCAAGGAGCTGGTGCTGACCCTGCCGAGCGAAGCCTATGTGGCCGAGCAGCTCGACGTGGTCGACCCGCAGCGCATCCACACCGTGCGCGAAAGCCTCAAGCGCCAGCTGGCCCATGCCCTGCATGAAGACTGGATCTGGGCCTGGGAGCAGTTCCACGACAACGGCGCCTATTCGCCCGACGCCCGCAGCGCCGGCCACCGCGCGCTCGCCAATCTGGCGCTCGCCATGCTGGTGCTGGATGGCAGCTTGCGCCAGAACCCCATCTGGCCCGGCAAGGCGCTGCAGCGCTTCAAGGACGCCACCAACATGACGGATCGGCTGGGTGCCCTTCAGGCCCTGGTCAACGCCCACGCCGAGCTGGCCGGACCGGCGCTCGAGCGCTTCCACGCGCAGTTCAAGGGCGAGGCACTCGTCATCGACAAGTGGTTCACCCTGCAGGCCACCGCGCCCGAGCACGACGGCAAGGTCTTTGCGCGCGCCCGGGCCCTGATGCAGCATCCGGACTTCACGCTGCGCACGCCCAACCGCGCCCGCAGCCTGCTGATGGCGCTGTGCCAGAGCAATCCGGCGGCCTTCCACCGCACCGATGCGGCCGGCTACGTTTTCTGGGCCGACCGCGTCATCGAGATCGACGGCATCAACCCGCAGCTGGCCGCCCGACTGGCCCGCGCGCTCGACCACTGGCGCCGCCTGGCCGAGCCCTACCGCACGGCGGCCCGCGAGGCCATCAGCCGTGTGGCGGCCCGCCCCGAGCTGTCGGACGACGTGCGCGAAATCGTCACGCGCGCGCTGCAGGATTGA
- a CDS encoding chromate transporter encodes MPEEAARRPASLGELFLAFTLLALQGFGGVIAVAQRELCERRGWLTADEFVQLLASAQVLPGPNVCNLSLMVGDRFFGWRGALAALGGMVCAPLVLMLALAWVLGEAAATGPAQGVVRGALHGIAAVAAGQIVGTVLRLAVSLKGHVLGATTGAVLALTAFLMMTVLRLPLLWVLLGLGGCAWAVTYVLLRRRARPAQART; translated from the coding sequence ATGCCTGAAGAAGCGGCGCGCCGGCCCGCCTCACTGGGCGAGCTGTTCCTGGCCTTCACGCTGCTGGCCCTGCAAGGCTTCGGAGGCGTCATCGCGGTGGCGCAGCGCGAGCTGTGTGAACGCCGCGGCTGGCTCACCGCCGACGAGTTCGTGCAGCTGCTGGCCAGTGCCCAGGTGCTGCCCGGCCCGAACGTCTGCAACCTGTCGCTGATGGTGGGCGACCGCTTCTTCGGCTGGCGCGGGGCCCTGGCCGCGCTGGGTGGCATGGTGTGCGCGCCGCTGGTCCTGATGCTGGCCCTGGCCTGGGTGCTGGGCGAGGCGGCAGCCACCGGCCCCGCGCAGGGCGTGGTGCGCGGCGCACTGCATGGCATCGCGGCGGTGGCCGCCGGCCAGATCGTCGGCACCGTGCTCCGGCTGGCCGTGTCCCTGAAAGGCCATGTGCTGGGGGCCACCACCGGGGCCGTGCTGGCCCTCACGGCTTTTCTGATGATGACCGTGCTGCGCCTGCCACTGCTGTGGGTGCTGCTGGGCCTCGGGGGCTGTGCCTGGGCGGTCACCTATGTGCTGCTGCGACGGCGCGCGCGCCCCGCGCAGGCCCGCACATGA
- a CDS encoding class 1 fructose-bisphosphatase, giving the protein MTKRISLTQYLIEQQRGEAQIPAQLRLLIEVVARACKRIAISVNKGALGEVLGTAGSENVQGEVQKKLDIIANEVLIEANEWGGHLAGMASEEMDDMHAVPNRYPQGEYLLLFDPLDGSSNIDVNVSIGTIFSVLKHRGGDVTNDSFLQAGTEQVCAGYCVYGPQTTLVLTVGQGVVMFTLDREQGSWVMTTESVQIPEDTKEFAINMSNMRHWDAPVKRYIDECLEGKEGVRGKDFNMRWIASMVADVHRILTRGGVFMYPWDKREPSKPGKLRLMYEANPMSFLVEQAGGAATNGLQRIMEIEPKGLHERVSVILGSKNEVERVTAYHREAQQAK; this is encoded by the coding sequence ATGACCAAACGCATCAGCCTCACGCAGTACCTGATCGAACAGCAGCGCGGTGAAGCCCAGATTCCCGCGCAGCTGCGCCTGCTCATCGAAGTGGTGGCGCGCGCCTGCAAGCGCATCGCCATCAGCGTCAACAAGGGCGCGCTCGGTGAGGTGCTCGGCACCGCCGGCAGCGAGAATGTGCAGGGCGAAGTCCAGAAGAAGCTGGACATCATCGCCAACGAAGTGCTGATCGAGGCCAACGAATGGGGCGGCCACCTTGCCGGCATGGCGTCCGAGGAGATGGACGACATGCACGCGGTGCCCAACCGCTATCCGCAGGGCGAATACCTGCTGCTGTTCGATCCGCTGGATGGCTCGAGCAACATCGACGTCAACGTGTCGATCGGCACCATCTTCTCGGTGCTCAAGCACAGGGGTGGCGACGTCACCAACGACAGCTTCCTGCAGGCCGGCACCGAGCAGGTATGCGCCGGCTACTGCGTGTACGGCCCGCAGACCACGTTGGTGCTGACCGTGGGCCAGGGCGTCGTGATGTTCACGCTCGACCGCGAGCAGGGCTCGTGGGTGATGACCACCGAGAGCGTCCAGATTCCGGAAGACACCAAGGAATTCGCCATCAACATGTCGAACATGCGCCACTGGGATGCCCCCGTGAAGCGCTACATCGACGAGTGCCTGGAGGGCAAGGAAGGCGTGCGCGGCAAGGACTTCAACATGCGCTGGATCGCCTCGATGGTGGCCGACGTGCACCGCATCCTGACCCGTGGCGGCGTGTTCATGTACCCGTGGGACAAGCGCGAGCCGAGCAAGCCCGGCAAGCTGCGCCTGATGTACGAAGCCAACCCGATGAGCTTCCTGGTGGAGCAGGCGGGCGGCGCGGCCACCAACGGCCTGCAGCGCATCATGGAGATCGAGCCCAAGGGCCTGCACGAGCGTGTGAGCGTCATCCTGGGCTCGAAGAACGAGGTGGAGCGCGTCACGGCCTACCACCGCGAGGCCCAGCAGGCCAAGTGA
- a CDS encoding acyl-CoA thioesterase, whose translation MSDTAPTLPLQTLPELLATRTPGEVRVRFHVGADWGQGRTTFGGLLSLLAVQAMRDVCGTDWPLRALQTSFVGPVVPGPVDIEVHLLRQGKNVRQVQARLLQADGSGAEQVAGVLLGVFGTGRDSTLPALNPARPDVDKDPDAALKLPFIPGLTPNFTQHLEFRVAEGGLPFTGAENWHSRTHVRVKQPGDVDAELQAVLMADAGPTPALQRLNGFAPASSVSWALELRPVALSEPAGFWRMDKDALVTGEGYVNERTTLWTPCGQLAALGYQVVAVYA comes from the coding sequence ATGTCCGACACCGCCCCCACCCTGCCCCTTCAGACCCTTCCTGAACTGCTGGCCACCCGCACGCCGGGAGAGGTGCGCGTGCGCTTCCATGTCGGTGCTGACTGGGGCCAGGGCCGCACCACCTTCGGGGGCCTGCTCTCGCTGCTGGCCGTGCAGGCCATGCGCGATGTGTGTGGCACCGACTGGCCCCTGCGCGCCCTGCAGACCAGCTTTGTCGGGCCGGTGGTGCCGGGTCCGGTCGACATCGAAGTGCACCTGCTGAGGCAGGGCAAGAACGTGCGTCAGGTTCAGGCCCGGCTGCTGCAGGCCGATGGCAGCGGCGCAGAACAGGTGGCGGGCGTGCTGCTCGGCGTGTTCGGCACCGGCCGCGACAGCACCCTGCCCGCGCTGAACCCCGCGCGGCCCGACGTCGACAAGGACCCGGATGCCGCCTTGAAGCTGCCCTTCATTCCGGGCCTGACGCCCAACTTCACGCAGCACCTCGAGTTCCGCGTCGCAGAAGGCGGTCTGCCCTTCACCGGCGCCGAGAACTGGCACAGCCGCACCCACGTGCGGGTGAAGCAGCCCGGTGACGTCGATGCCGAGCTCCAGGCCGTGCTGATGGCCGACGCCGGCCCCACGCCCGCGCTGCAGCGCCTGAACGGCTTTGCCCCCGCATCGTCGGTGTCGTGGGCGCTCGAACTGCGGCCGGTGGCCCTGAGCGAGCCGGCCGGTTTCTGGCGCATGGACAAGGACGCCCTTGTCACCGGCGAGGGCTACGTGAACGAGCGCACCACGCTGTGGACCCCATGCGGACAGCTCGCCGCGCTGGGCTATCAGGTCGTCGCCGTGTATGCCTGA
- the prfB gene encoding peptide chain release factor 2 (programmed frameshift), whose protein sequence is MDIEHINALGTQIADLTQRTAELRRYLDWDEKSRRLAEVNAELEDPSVWNDPKRAQALGKEKKSLEDVVVVINNLTGNLADNAELFEMSKEEGDNDGLQAIHDDVQNLLKDVEGLEFRRMFSNPADPSNCFIDIQAGAGGTEACDWASMLLRQYLRYCERKGFTATVEDLTDGDTAGIKSATIKVEGEYAFGYLRTETGVHRLVRKSPFDSSGGRHTSFASVFVYPEIDDSIEIDINPADVRTDTYRASGAGGQHINKTDSAVRLTHMPTGIVVQCQDSRSQHSNRDVAWRRLRSRLYDHEMRKRMEAQQKLEDTKTDVGWGHQIRSYVLDNSRIKDLRTNVEISATQKVLDGDLDAFIEASLKQGV, encoded by the exons ATGGACATCGAACACATCAACGCCCTGGGCACCCAGATCGCCGACCTGACTCAGCGCACCGCTGAGCTTCGGAGGTATCTT GACTGGGATGAAAAGTCCCGCCGCCTCGCTGAAGTGAATGCCGAACTGGAAGATCCGTCCGTCTGGAACGATCCCAAGCGGGCGCAGGCCCTCGGCAAGGAAAAGAAGTCCCTGGAAGACGTCGTCGTCGTCATCAACAACCTGACGGGCAACCTGGCCGACAACGCCGAACTCTTCGAGATGTCGAAGGAAGAGGGCGACAACGACGGCCTGCAGGCCATCCACGACGACGTGCAGAACCTGCTGAAGGACGTGGAAGGGCTGGAGTTCCGCCGGATGTTCAGCAACCCGGCCGACCCGAGCAACTGCTTCATCGACATCCAGGCGGGCGCCGGTGGCACCGAGGCCTGCGACTGGGCCTCGATGCTGCTGCGCCAGTACCTGCGCTATTGCGAGCGCAAGGGCTTCACCGCCACGGTCGAAGACCTCACCGACGGCGACACCGCCGGCATCAAGAGCGCCACGATCAAGGTCGAGGGTGAGTACGCCTTCGGCTACCTGCGCACCGAAACCGGCGTGCACCGCCTGGTGCGCAAGTCGCCGTTCGACTCGTCGGGCGGCCGTCACACCTCGTTCGCGTCGGTGTTCGTCTACCCGGAAATCGACGATTCGATCGAGATCGACATCAACCCGGCCGACGTGCGCACCGACACTTACCGCGCTTCGGGCGCGGGCGGTCAGCACATCAACAAGACCGACTCGGCCGTGCGCCTGACCCACATGCCGACCGGCATCGTGGTGCAGTGTCAGGACAGCCGTTCGCAGCACAGCAACCGTGACGTGGCCTGGCGCCGCCTGCGTTCGCGCCTGTACGACCATGAGATGCGCAAGCGCATGGAAGCGCAGCAGAAGCTGGAAGACACCAAGACCGACGTGGGCTGGGGCCACCAGATCCGTTCGTACGTGCTGGACAACAGCCGCATCAAGGACCTGCGCACCAACGTCGAAATCTCCGCCACCCAGAAGGTGCTGGACGGCGACCTGGACGCCTTCATCGAGGCCAGCCTGAAGCAGGGCGTCTGA